One Elephas maximus indicus isolate mEleMax1 chromosome 16, mEleMax1 primary haplotype, whole genome shotgun sequence DNA window includes the following coding sequences:
- the CXCL12 gene encoding stromal cell-derived factor 1 isoform X2, translating to MDAKAVAVLALLLAALCLSDGKPVSLSYRCPCRFFESHVARANVKHLKILSTPNCALQIVARLKNNNRQVCIDPRLKWIQEYLDKTLNKRFKM from the exons ATGGATGCCAAGGCGGTCGCCGTACTGGCCCTTCTGCTGGCCGCGCTCTGCCTCAGCGACG GGAAACCTGTCAGCCTGAGCTACAGATGTCCATGCCGTTTCTTCGAGAGCCACGTTGCCAGAGCCAACGTCAAGCATCTCAAAATCCTCTCCACTCCAAACTGTGCCCTTCAAATCGT GGCAAGGCTGAAGAACAACAACAGACAAGTGTGCATTGACCCAAGATTAAAGTGGATTCAGGAATACCTGGACAAAACTTTAAACAA